The Balneola sp. genomic interval GACATAGATCAAGCCCAAAAAGGAATGTAACTGGCATCTCTTTTAGAGTTACTGGATGGATCAAAATCCTTAATAAGACCAGCTTCTATGGTATCAGAAATAATTCTGGAAGCCATAGGGTAATTTTTGTCCGAAATCTCAAACCTTTTTCTGAGGGACTTATTACTCATCCTTTCACCGGAGAAGTGTTTGAGACAGGTATGTTGATAACACGCTCTTATTTTATCTTTTTTATCCATTTCATTCAACGGCCGATAAGCATAAAGCTTTGCAATAGTATGAAAGTCATCTACTAAGAAATCAGGCGGGGGCAATTGAAAGATCTCAACAGCATCTACAACCTTTATAATACCGCTACCGCGTTCCTCACAAATATTAAGCCTTCTCATAAATGAAGCCAATTCTTCATTACGTGAGCGAGGTGTAGCACCAATAAATCTTAATGGGTCAACAAGAGGTTTCCCATTGTTTGTAATCTCAATTCTGTCATCAAAAATTTCGATCATTGGATTTGTTCCTTTCATCTCGAAATCCTGATGGATAATAGCGTTCGCCACAAGCTCACGAATAGCGATTTCGGGATACATTTTAACCTTGCTTCTCAAAGCTTGCCCAATCACTTCATTCTCAGGGAGTTGATCGTTTATCCATGATATGAGTCCTTCAAAACCATTGGCGTATCCTTTTATGCCATTCTGCTCTTTTATTGTATTCACTTTGTTTTTTCCATCATAGATAATCACCCGGATGGATTTTCTTTTTAGAGAAGGGAATTTATTCAATTGCTTTGCGAATAGAATTGCGCCCAGATTTGTTACAGAATATCTACCGCTATCAAAGGCCACCAGGTTTTCCTCAATAAGCTTATCAAGTATTCCACTCATATCAGCAGGAAGAGGAATGCTCATCATTTCAAAGAAAGCGGGATAATCAATAAGTTGAAGTACTTCATTTCCCTCAAGATTGTCAGCAGCAATTTTACTCTCAAATGAAGCCTCAGGATGCCTTTTCCAAATTTTTCTTTCCTTTTCAGGATGATCTTCAAGTTTCTTTTTATATGATCCTACACGGATAAATTTATCGTGGCGAAATCGAACAGGCTGATTTCTCGTTGCATCAATTTGAAATATGGAGATACTCTTTCCTTCATAATCAAATTCATAAATTTTAAAATCTATTTTAGGATACAGTTGGGTAGCCAGCCAGTTTTCAAGCTCCTGGTTTCCTATTTTGGTGTTTTTAGGATGAAAATCTGTTCCAACAATATCATGTGTTCCGTCTTCTATGCCATAAACCAAGTAGCCGTATTTTTGGTTATGAAGGCAGGCTGAGTTTGAGAGTGCTGAAATATATTCCCCTATTTGATTCTCTTCAACGTAGCTTTGCTTAAACTCTACCCATTCGCACTCTTTGGGCAAAGCAATAAGCCTTTCTAATAATTGTTTTTGTTCTGTTGGTGATAACATGATTCTTGGTAATATGTATCGGATGCTGGAAAGAAGTTACATTAAGTGTGAAAAAGAAACTGATTAGTTTAACATCTAGAGGATTTTTAAAAAATTTTTGGACTTTGAAATTGAGCAAATAAATGGATGATTCTAAAACAAAAAGAAATGCCCCGTAGCTGCTATGAAATTAAATTCGTTTCCCAAGTGTAACTTAGGACTTCGCAACATACAGGGCTCTGTTTAAATGTACTGTTATCCTTAGATTATGACAAGGTGTTATATTTTATTTGATCTGCATAACAATAAAACACGTTATTTATAACTGATTTTCTTCAACTTTTGTGTTTTGGGAAGAACCGGCAATTAAAGCGACAATCCCATACACATA includes:
- a CDS encoding transcriptional regulator, with the protein product MLSPTEQKQLLERLIALPKECEWVEFKQSYVEENQIGEYISALSNSACLHNQKYGYLVYGIEDGTHDIVGTDFHPKNTKIGNQELENWLATQLYPKIDFKIYEFDYEGKSISIFQIDATRNQPVRFRHDKFIRVGSYKKKLEDHPEKERKIWKRHPEASFESKIAADNLEGNEVLQLIDYPAFFEMMSIPLPADMSGILDKLIEENLVAFDSGRYSVTNLGAILFAKQLNKFPSLKRKSIRVIIYDGKNKVNTIKEQNGIKGYANGFEGLISWINDQLPENEVIGQALRSKVKMYPEIAIRELVANAIIHQDFEMKGTNPMIEIFDDRIEITNNGKPLVDPLRFIGATPRSRNEELASFMRRLNICEERGSGIIKVVDAVEIFQLPPPDFLVDDFHTIAKLYAYRPLNEMDKKDKIRACYQHTCLKHFSGERMSNKSLRKRFEISDKNYPMASRIISDTIEAGLIKDFDPSSNSKRDASYIPFWA